The following DNA comes from Cytophagales bacterium.
CATTAACAAGGTCGGCAGTAAATCCATTTTTTCTATCCATAGTTTGCAAATAAAAATTTGAAGTGGCAGGTGTCGTATAAACAGAAAATGTTCTTTCAACAATTTTCTCAAGATAGAATGTAACCTTGCCCGATAAATCTCGGTCATGTGCCAAAAGAGAAGCTATTTCTGCTTCGGTAGAAATTAATGCTCCTAATGGAACAGGATTAAAGTAAGGCTCTGTAAAACCTCTGCGTAAAGGAACAAAATCAATTTTTGCAAATTCATTTAATGGTAACTGAAATATTTTTTTCAGCAATGCAGTTGCTTCATTAATTATTACTTGTTGAGAAGTATCGGCAGGGTTTTCAATAAATCCAGCCGTTGAAACACTCAAAATATTTGCAATTACTCCATTCCAATCATACTTCACCTGTAAAGTATCGCTTTCAAACGCAAATTCCTGTATTTTGTTTGCAGGGTAGGGAAATGCTATTTCTAATTTTGCATTGAAACGATAAGGCTTGTAAGAAGTTATCTCCAGAAACGAAGTAACTTTTCCGATAGAAAGTTTATAGCCAACTTCAATGTCATTATCATTAGAAATAATTTCTAAAATAATATTTTGACTTTCATCTTTGCTAAAAACAGTTTGTTGGAAACCTCCAAGATTAATGAAAGGCAAGGTGAGACAAGCATCAATGCTTTGATTGGGGTTTGTAATTGTATTTTTAAGTGCAAGCAAACTGTAAATAAAACTTGATTTACCACTATTGTTTGCACCAGTCATAACAGTAATGTTCCCCAAAGGCAGTTCTGCCTTTTTTAAACTTTTAAAGTTTTGTATGTTTAGATTTGTTATCATTTTAAATGTCTATTTATTTATGTAATTCAAGTGGCAAAGATAGATTTTTTTTGTGTCATTATTAATTTTATCACAGTCAGTCAATCGGAGCGTCAGTATTGCACACAACGGCAGTCCGTCTAAAAACTGTGAATTACAACTATCCCGAGTACTCGGGACTAATTAGTGTCTGTCCATAAAGTCAGCATTCCAAAAATAAAAAGACACGAATTACACGAATTCACACGAAAAAATTAGTGTAATTCGTGTCAAAAAAAGACATTAGAGACAGACACTAATTAATTGTATGTTGTTTGTTTTCAATGAGTTATTATTTCTCCTTAATGCCAAATTAACAATTTATGATAGTTTTTAGACAGTCTGACGGTTTCGGGGCTTGCGTAGGCGGGGTTTTGAAACCGCTCACTTGTCCCACGTTACAAAGATAATTAATTGCACACACTTTCAAATTGCTCGTCAACCCCGCTTACGACAAGCCCCGTGTTATAGCCAGTGCTGTATTATCGTCCGTGGTTGTCGGTTTGTTGTCCACCGAGTTTTTATTTGTCGTTTATTCCCAAAACCTATTCCCACCCACCAAAAAGAAATGGTGAAACAAATACTATTACGATGACAGCAAATAAAAATAGAAAATAGTTTTGCAAACTTATTTTTTCATTTAAAGTTTGTTTCAGTATTAAATAAAAAAAGATTGTCTGTATAATGCTAATAGCTGAAAAGGCGGAAGCTCCATGAGAATCAGAATCTAACCCGAGTTGATTTAATCCAGGGTAATAAAGTAAAATAAGAACACCCAAGATACCAAACCAGAACAGAATTGTCAAGGGTTCTGTTCTTGTCGTGTCATTTACTTTATTTTCCAATAGATTCAGTTTTTTTAATAAGCCCATTGCTGTCCCCACGAAAAAAGTCAGCAATGAGAGTTGAATAGCCATTGTAAAATAAGGCCATTTATTGTGAACATATTCACCGTCACTTGAAAATACATTATGGTAATTGTGGTAGATTGTCAATGATGTCAAGATAACCGAGGCAATAAAAAGAATAGTTGTTAGAGTGATGCCTTTTGATAGTTTAGACATTGTCATATTTTCTTTTTTAATTGGCAATAATTGTCTGTCCGCTGTAAAGTGTCCACCATGTACTGTAGTTTTTTAGCATTGGCTATAACTTGTAAATACACGCAATACTAACCATTAACCACTTGACATCCAAATCTATTTTATGCGTTTTTTGTATCATACTGTTCTTTGCTATACAAAAAACGCAAGTGCTAAATAGCATCTAAAGGACTTTTAATTTTACCCAAGTCCTTCTTAATAAAAATTTATGAGGAAGCAAAGAAGAAAATAAAAAATGGAAAAGGAGTTCACGTGAAAAGTGAAAAAACAGGTCTTGTTAAGGAATTATACGGTCCGAAAGCATATCCAGAAAAAAGAGGAAAGATACAAACAGGGTTAGGACGAAGATACCGATATTGATTTAATTTTAATCGAAAATAATGATTTTATTTTTCATAAATTCTCGTAATTTCTATTTTACCTTTATACATTTCACAAATTTCAAAAGGTTCTATACACACACTTTTTGGTATATATTGGTGAATTAAAGCAACAGTACAATCATCAATCCAATGATGAATAAAGGCTACGTGTCCACGTTTGTATTCCATTTCATAATATAAGTCGGTTTCGGGTAATTTAACACCTTTTTTAATCAGTATTAGATCACCAGAGTACAAAGTCAAACTATAAGGAAATTTATCTTTCCATTTAAAAATATCAACGTATTTTTTCACCTCATTGTCAGTTAATTTATTCATTACATAATAAGTAAAATCAGCACAACTACCTCCACCTATTTTTTTCCCTAAAAGACTATCGCAAATCTCAATAATTCTTTTATTTGCTTGGGAATACCCGCAAGTACACAAAAAAGTAAATAACAATATGATGATTATTTTTTTCATAACTGTTTACACACCGTAAACGAAAAAAAAAATAAAATGTTTTGAGAAATCCCCTCTCAAAACGAAGTTAAACGTTCTTATAAGAGCAACTGCTACAACTTAAAAGAGTATTTTTGATTTTTGTCTGACAACAGTGAAATAAAATAAAAATCCCCGCAACGGCAGGGGTTTTTATTCGTATATTTTCATTGGAATTACACATCCAACTTGGCATACTTCGCATTCCGCTCAATAAATTCCCTCCTCGGTTCTACTTCATCACCCATAAGAACAGAAAATAAATGGTCAGCTTCTGCGGCTGATTCAATACTGACCTGTTTGAGGCTTCTTGTTTCGGGGTCCATGGTTGTGGACCATAGCTGGTCAGGGTTCATTTCCCCGAGCCCTTTGTATCGTTGTATATTTACTGAATCTGTTTTTCCATTTATAGCCAGAGCTTTCAGGGCTTGATCTCTATCCTTGTCAGACCAGCAATACTTTTCTTCTTTTCCTTTTTTGATAAGATAAAGGGGGGGGAGCGCTATATATAGATAACCTTTTTCAATCAGCTCAATCATATACCTGAAAAAGAAAGTGAGGATGAGCGTTCTGATATGGCTGCCGTCTACGTCAGCATCGGTCATAATAATAATTTTATGATAGCGTAATTTTGTAAGATCAAGCGCTTTTTCATCCTCCTCAGTGCCAAAAGACACCCCCAATGCCATGATCATATTTTTTAATTCAGCATTTTCATAGATCTTATGTTCCATCGCTTTTTCAACATTGAGTATTTTACCCCTCAAAGGCAGGATTGCCTGAAATCCTCTATCCCGTCCCTGTTTGGCTGAACCCCCGGCAGAGTCCCCTTCCACAAGGTATAATTCACAATTTCCGGGATCTTTATCAGAGCAGTCGGCTAATTTACCGGGCAGGCCCGAACCGCCCAGCACACCTTTGCGCTGCACCATTTCTCTTGCCTTACGTGCTGCATGACGTGCCTGTGCACTCAGCAGCACTTTAGAAATAATGACTTTAGCCTCTTTAGGATGTTCTTCCAGGTAATCCGCTAATTTTTCGCTTACACACATATCTACAGCGCCCATTACTTCAGAATTACCAAGCTTACTTTTCGTTTGTCCTTCGAATTGCGGCTTAGCTACTTTAACAGAAATAACTGCTGTCAAACCTTCCCTGAAATCATCCCCGCTGATCTCAAAATTCATTTTTTCAAGCATTTTGGATCGTTCGGCATAGGTTTTCAGGGTCCGTGTTAATGCTCTTCGAAATCCTGCTATATGCGTTCCGCCTTCTATCGTGCTGATGTTGTTTACATATGAAAAGACA
Coding sequences within:
- the gyrB gene encoding DNA topoisomerase (ATP-hydrolyzing) subunit B → MKITKAQQDGKGYTADHIQVLEGLEAVRKTPAMYIGDIGVRGLHHLIWEAVDNSIDEAMAGHCTEIDVTVNKDGSIKVSDNGRGIPTDMHLKEKRSALEVVMTVLHAGGKFDKDSYKVSGGLHGVGISCVNALSSKLIATIHREGKIFQQEYKRGKPLYKVKETGKTNTTGTIILFTPDKEIFSTTEFIYDTITSRLRELSFLNKGIRLSITDKRENDKKGNPLNEEFLSEGGLIEFVKYIDDARESLIPFPIYIEGKKADVPVEVAIQYNTSYAEHVFSYVNNISTIEGGTHIAGFRRALTRTLKTYAERSKMLEKMNFEISGDDFREGLTAVISVKVAKPQFEGQTKSKLGNSEVMGAVDMCVSEKLADYLEEHPKEAKVIISKVLLSAQARHAARKAREMVQRKGVLGGSGLPGKLADCSDKDPGNCELYLVEGDSAGGSAKQGRDRGFQAILPLRGKILNVEKAMEHKIYENAELKNMIMALGVSFGTEEDEKALDLTKLRYHKIIIMTDADVDGSHIRTLILTFFFRYMIELIEKGYLYIALPPLYLIKKGKEEKYCWSDKDRDQALKALAINGKTDSVNIQRYKGLGEMNPDQLWSTTMDPETRSLKQVSIESAAEADHLFSVLMGDEVEPRREFIERNAKYAKLDV
- a CDS encoding AAA family ATPase, yielding MITNLNIQNFKSLKKAELPLGNITVMTGANNSGKSSFIYSLLALKNTITNPNQSIDACLTLPFINLGGFQQTVFSKDESQNIILEIISNDNDIEVGYKLSIGKVTSFLEITSYKPYRFNAKLEIAFPYPANKIQEFAFESDTLQVKYDWNGVIANILSVSTAGFIENPADTSQQVIINEATALLKKIFQLPLNEFAKIDFVPLRRGFTEPYFNPVPLGALISTEAEIASLLAHDRDLSGKVTFYLEKIVERTFSVYTTPATSNFYLQTMDRKNGFTADLVNEGLGTNQLVTILAKIMQKSNKFICIDEPEIHLHPTIIDKLVSVLIKMAEDEDKQFLISTHSEHFINSLLKNVVEGTIKSEEVKVYYLNKTRKETKTEYQEINPDGQIKGGLKNFYQTELNNLKTFFKITD